In one Diabrotica virgifera virgifera chromosome 5, PGI_DIABVI_V3a genomic region, the following are encoded:
- the LOC126884779 gene encoding cysteine-rich PDZ-binding protein: protein MVCDKCQAKCGKVITPDPWKTGARNTTESGGRRVNENKALTSAKNRFNPYTTKFETCRICRQKVHQVGSHYCQACAYKKGICAMCGKKIISTKNYRQSST, encoded by the exons ATGGTCTGCGATAAATGCCAAGCAAAATGTGGAAAAGTAATCACTCCCGATCCTTGGAAAACTGGGGCTAGAAACACCACAGAATCTGGAGGACGAAGAGTAAATGAAAATAAAGCTCTGACTTCAGCAAAAAATCGATTCAATCCGTACACGACGAAATTTGAAACTTGCAG GATATGTAGGCAAAAAGTGCACCAAGTTGGATCACATTACTGCCAGGCATGTGCCTACAAGAAAGGAATATGTGCCATGTGTGGAAAGAAAATAATCAGTACCAAGAATTATAGACAATCTTCCACTTGA